The Nycticebus coucang isolate mNycCou1 chromosome 2, mNycCou1.pri, whole genome shotgun sequence genome includes a window with the following:
- the WFDC1 gene encoding WAP four-disulfide core domain protein 1 isoform X2, with product MPFASLGRGSRRGRKVVWALSFLLLLLEASSAKNVWKRALPARLAEKSRAEEVSGPRQPRADRCPPPPRMLPPGACQAKRCQADSQCPRHRRCCNNGCGYACLEAVPPPPVLDWLVQPKPRWLGGNGWLLDGPEEVLQAEACSTTEDGAEPLLCPSGYECHILSPGDVAEGVPNRGQCVKQRRQAVLSLSFLICKMGYLMLHGD from the exons ATGCCTTTCGCCAGCCTGGGGAGGGGCAGCCGCCGAGGAAGGAAGGTCGTCTGGGCTCTGAGCTTCCTGCTACTTCTCCTGGAAGCCAGTTCTGCTAAGAATGTCTGGAAACGGGCATTGCCTGCACGGCTGGCCGAGAAATCGCGA GCCGAGGAAGTGAGCGGCCCCCGACAGCCCCGCGCAGACCGCTGCCCGCCACCCCCGCGGATGCTGCCCCCCGGCGCCTGCCAGGCCAAGCGGTGCCAGGCGGACTCCCAGTGCCCGCGCCACCGGCGCTGCTGCAACAACGGCTGCGGGTACGCCTGCCTGGAGGCCGTGCCGCCCCCTCCAG TTTTAGACTGGCTGGTGCAGCCGAAACCTCGATGGCTTGGTGGCAATGGCTGGCTGCTGGATGGCCCTGAGGAGGTATTGCAAG CAGAGGCCTGTAGCACCACAGAGGATGGGGCGGAGCCACTGCTGTGTCCCTCTGGCTATGAGTGCCACATCCTGAGCCCCGGTGACGTGGCTGAGGGCGTCCCCAACCGAGGACAGTGCGTCAAGCAGCGACGGCAAGCAG ttctgagcctcagtttcctcatctgtaaaatggggtactTGATGCTGCATGGAGATTGA